One Ricinus communis isolate WT05 ecotype wild-type chromosome 2, ASM1957865v1, whole genome shotgun sequence DNA segment encodes these proteins:
- the LOC8281032 gene encoding guanosine nucleotide diphosphate dissociation inhibitor 2: MDEEYDVIVLGTGLKECILSGLLSVDGLKVLHMDKNDYYGGESASLNLNQLWKRFRGSDKPPAHLGSSRDYNVDMIPKFMMANGNLVRVLIHTDVTKYLYFKAVDGSFVYNKGKVHKVPATDMEALKSPLMGIFEKRRARKFFIYVQDYNESDPKTHEGMDLTRVTTRELIAKYGLDDNTMDFIGHALALHRDDRYLDEPALDTVMRMKLYAESLARFQGGSPYIYPLYGLGELPQAFARLSAVYGGTYMLNKPECKVEFDEEGKVVGVTSEGETAKCKKVVCDPSYLPNKARKVSRVARAIAIMSHPIPNTNDSHSAQVILPQKQLGRRSDMYLFCCSYSHNVAPKGKYIAFVSSEAETDNPEVELKPGIDLLGPVDEIFFEVYDRYEPVNEPSLDNCFISTSYDATTHFESTVTDVLNMYSMITGKVLDLSVDLSAASAAEE; this comes from the exons atggaTGAAGAGTACGACGTTATAGTGTTGGGAACTGGGCTCAAAGAATGCATCCTTAGTGGTCTTCTCTCCGTTGATGGCCTGAag GTTCTGCACATGGACAAAAATGACTATTATGGAGGAGAATCTGCATCACTTAACCTTAATCAG CTCTGGAAGAGGTTCAGGGGAAGTGATAAACCTCCAGCACATTTGGGTTCAAGTAGAGATTATAACGTGGACATGATTCCTAAG TTTATGATGGCAAACGGCAATCTTGTACGGGTGCTCATTCATACAGATGTTACCAAGTATTTGTACTTTAAAGCTGTGGATGGCAGCTTTGTCTACAACAAAGGAAAG GTTCACAAGGTGCCAGCAACTGACATGGAAGCACTTAAATCTCCTTTAATGGGTATTTTTGAGAAACGCCGTGCTCGCAAGTTTTTCATATATGTCCAAGACTATAATGAAAGTGATCCCAAAACACACGAGGGAATGGACTTGACCAGGGTGACAACGAGAGAACTTATTGC TAAATATGGACTTGATGATAACACAATGGACTTCATTGGTCATGCATTAGCACTTCATAGAGATGATAGGTACCTAGACGAACCTGCTCTGGATACTGTGATGAGAATGAAG TTATATGCGGAATCTCTTGCCCGTTTTCAAGGAGGATCACCATATATTTATCCTTTGTATGGATTAGGAGAGCTCCCACag GCATTTGCACGGCTTAGTGCTGTTTATGGTGGTACATATATGTTGAATAAACCTGAGTGCAAG GTAGAGTTTGATGAGGAAGGAAAAGTTGTTGGTGTCACATCAGAAGGGGAAACTGCTAAGTGCAAGAAAGTTGTTTGTGATCCCTCATACTTGCCCAACAAG GCTAGAAAGGTTAGTAGAGTTGCCAGGGCAATTGCTATTATGAGCCACCCAATTCCAAACACCAATGATTCTCATTCAGCTCAAGTTATCTTGCCACAAAAGCAATTAGGTCGCAGATCAGACAT GTACCTTTTCTGCTGTTCCTATTCACATAATGTTGCTccaaaaggaaaatatattGCATTTGTTTCATCAGAGGCAGAAACTGACAATCCTGAGGTTGAATTGAAGCCAGGAATTGACCTTCTAGGTCCTGTTGATGAGATATTTTTTGAAGTTTATGACAGATATGAGCCAGTCAATGAGCCATCTTTGGACAATTGCTTTATATCTACA AGTTATGACGCAACAACACACTTCGAGTCGACTGTCACAGATGTTCTAAATATGTATAGCATGATTACTGGAAAG GTTCTTGACCTCAGTGTGGATTTGAGTGCAGCCAGTGCTGCAGAAGAATGA